One Lytechinus pictus isolate F3 Inbred chromosome 11, Lp3.0, whole genome shotgun sequence genomic window, AGGAAATTCCTTCATTTTGGTTTCTAGGAATACCATGTGAAATAATTAGATTAGCAGAAAATTGCTGATAACCAGCTTTAAGCAATCTTACACCAGAGATCATCATCAGgtgtccgtttcataaaggacttgcaactgtttgTTGTGACTTTGCCATTATCAcgattatggcaactaccatggaaaccttgattatgattggctgctgagcccttttaccatggtagttgccattgtGGCAAAGTTTCGTGTAAGTCCTTAAAAAACAAGCTCAATATGAGACAAGATGGATATGGAAATGTCAATTTAAGGTGAGGTAGTATTTATTATGTCTTTACTGGTTGATACGAATAAAGATATCGCAAAAATGTATGGTTTTGTAGATGCTTATCAAGTTCATATGCGTGCatgaataatgatatatgaaaaGAAGTTTTGTAAAACCAAAATTTATGATATGATTCATTTAATTGTTATTTACTTAGAGCCATCATATATTGAAAATTAGCCTGAGATAGCACGGGAGAGCATCTAGGACCCTAGAGCTTCCAGGGCCCTTAAGTGGACCCTACACCCCGGCCGCAAGTGACTTTGCGCTCGTGATGTGCGCTTCGCGCAAATCAAGTTGGAGTCTCCAGTCTGCTTGGGGATCCAGGCGGGAGAATCTCCAGATCAGAAGGTGCTTGGGGTTGGAGTCTCTGGTAACTAACAAGCAAAAGCTCCATATAATATGAAGGGTATCTCCTCAAACGGgtgctgcgagcgcgaagtgctagtggaatttttattttgaaatatatcttctattcatttttttcttgatctaAAAAGAATCCAAACCTTAATATtaacataaaacaatgaagaaGTCGTCCTTTTTACTATAGCTAGTGGcgtatcggggggggggggcaagggggcacgtgccccgggTGCCACTTTCAGGGGGGcgccaaaaaaagaaaaagggacgaaaaaaagggggaaattaaGAGAAAAGGCGAAGGAAGAAAATGTGCAGTAAAGGAATACGACTGAAAGTGATTAATATCCCCGTCTTATGCTATTACCATGGTTATGCAGTTTCCAACacttttagaaaataataataataataataatgataataacaatagacatttatatagcgccatctatctagatatattctattccgaggcgcacaagaaaagaaagaaagtttggatgagtgtcaaagtgccaataactaatactgtttgaaaagataagacttcagtttagatttgaaggtctccagtgatgGTATAATTCTTAAATTTAACGGCAAATTATTCCATAGAGAAGGTGCtgaggcagagaaagctcgcgCACCATATGCTACACGTGTCTTAGGAGTATAAGAAGTTGCTGGTGTGATGATCTTAGGCTACGAGCTGGTGTATAAGGCATGACAAGGTCTTTGGTGCCAAACCATTTAATACTTTCCAAGTTAGAAGtattttaaattcatattttaaatgaatattgCATGTCTTTACCCAGGGATGAATATCTGTGCCAACTTTGATTCATGATATATATTCTTACTCTCTTCAAGAATTCCaccaaacagtccttaaaatattcatttttcaaacgtaaatatcataactttttatCTCTAGCCGCAGGTTGGTATTTTGATACGGTACTCTTCattaattcttacaaacagctCTGAAATACATACAATTCAAAAGTACACAAGTGATGCGTTTCCCTGTACAACTAGCCTATGTACAATGCGCCTATAGTAACATACTAGTAGTACAGGGAAACGCATCACTTGTGTCATTCATTTGAGAATGATGACTGGCCTCGTCGAAAATTTGTGAACATCAGTCATTTGAATGATATACGAAGTTTAAATAATTCGAGTAAAATCATAACACAATTAGGACCTACTCACTTTGCTAAGTTCCCCACCCCCTTGACGGGCATCAAACCACTAGGAAGTAGTAAAATTTTACGGAATACTTAATTAGGCCGATCCTGGTCACAAAACTAAACTTGCATGTACTTTTGCATCGAAAGGACCAATAATATATGTTTATGCCGGTACTTTCTTACTGTCTTATGAGTCCGGTTGCCGATTAATTTAGAATTTGTGCAGGTAGGAGCCTATTATACGAGACAAGTGAGTGTATATCTCGACCCAACcaataaaaaagaattgatCGCTCGAATGAGACAAGCTTGCTGAAATGTTGTGTCCTTAACATGCTCTTTCTACGATAAAGTGGCCAACTATTTGATTTTACCAGTATATTTTCTTTCGACATTCCGTCACTTCTCACAGTCCTTCCTTTAAACAAGATTAGTGAGCAACCTGCCTAAGTTTCGCTCTTTTGAGGCATTTCCCTATCACTTTCGTTGTACATCGTTTAGCCGTTGTAGCTAGGCGAGGGGAGAAAAGGAAGattatatcaataatttcagaataataataaagaaaatgccTATTCTTGAGTTCGTCACAAACATTTCTTCCACATCATTGGCGGATGGATTTATGGACAGGACAGCAAAGTTTACAGCAGAGAGGCTTGGAACACCGTCAAAGGTGAGTTGATAAGAGTCCAGTTTCCCAAAATCCAACCTATTTTACAGGGATTAAGTATCTGTTACAAGCTACTAAAGTTGTTTTATGCTTGCATGACAGCAAATTCTTCATATAGATTGTGTATTTGTTTCATAATTAGTTTATGAAAAGTTAACCGGGCGCgttttcccaattttttttctcaagatgTTTGTTTTGATGTCTCCATCATCACAGCGCCTGATGATGGTGGTTATATACCCCAATCTAATTGTATCATTTAAATTGGCTACAATATGAAGAGGGTGTTTTCTTTtataacttctttttttttaaatttaatggTATTGTAAGGaaaagaaatcatgtttaacTTGAGATTAATCTATAGATTATAAGTATGTTTGTGTTTTATGATTATATTCAAAGAGATTTCTAGAACATGCAGACGATTCTATTCTGTATGACTATTCCCTTTGTAATAAAGTGTTAAAGAAATGCAGATTGATTATAGGTTTACTTTTGGAATAATCAattaccggtaggaagtaattccttaaaaagctgtgtgcgctatgaacgcctagcttagccgggtaatataggagcgccttgagcacctaacaaggtggatatgtgcgcaatataaataccctatattattattattattattaaattgtgTATGTATGAATTCTGATTCAATTATGTTAAAGATTACATGTTATTCGTTATTTTCACAGGTTATTtataataagaaagtaataaaatatgatttaaaaacaaacaaaaaacaagattGATTATATATGTCCCATTGATAAAAAGATAGAAATCAActtaattagtttttttttagaatctTCCAGAATTCTTGTTGATTTTGACCAATTTGTTGGTCATCAGTTCGGCATTGACATATTCACCAATATTCTCTTTCAGAGTGAATAGTATATACCCGCTGCCGGCGGTGgtcttgaaagtggggggggggggggggggagaactgTCCCCAATAAAAATGCTCTTGTTGCCTCTATTCTGTTGAAAGAGTATGAAAATGTCAGAGTCTACTTTTATTATCACCCAGGCTGTTGTCGTGATGATCAACCACGCGGACATGTTTAGATTCAACAGCGACGAGCCGTGTATGCTGATCAAACTGGCATGCGTCGACGCTTTCAACGACCAGGAGAAAAATAGAGAGTTTAGCAAGGACTTCATCGACTACGCTGCAGCAGAATTTAATATACCTGCAGAAAGGTTTGTATATAGATGATCTTTGTCTATTTTCTCAATCATTCTTCTCTGAAAAAAATAGATGTTGGCCATGTGTCCAAAAGTCTCTTGTGAAAAAGCGTaatttttccattaaaaataatatatatatatatatatatatatgtatatatatatatatatatatatatatatatatatatatatcaaacaaaaaataatttcttcacTTTTATCGTATCAAACGATTTGGACTTTTTTGCCTTAAATGTAAAATAACTAAGCTTTATTATAAAATGCGAGTGgaatggggaaaatataaagTGTGGGACTTCTTTTCCCGGGATCGGCGCATATGCTCTAGCCTATTTAGTACACCTTTATTTGACAGAAAAAGAAGAGTACTTTAATCAGCTTAACAAATATTCGGTAAATTGAGGCAGAGAACAGAATGTGGGTGTCtgcttttattttcaaataagaAGATGATGAGATGATAAAGAGTTTAGATTTAATACTCAAAACCAGGCCTGGAAACCAGAGAACTTATTTATTATGTCAGCTATATCGTTGCGCTTGGTTCTCGAAATCATAAGTGAAACGGATTGCTTGCGTAGTTCACTTGACTTGCTTttgtaaaatgataaataatatgtttattttccttGCATTTAATccgaaatatttttatttctgactGCAAAAGTTACTTATCAACTGATTCGTACTGTGACATATCAGACATAACAGGGTGACGTAACAGTGCAATTATGATTATGTCTAACAGAACAACTGTAATTCACGTACCGGAATCTTACTGTATTCCAAgcaaattattataataaaagaatAACAACAAAGGAAAAATGCAGACAGCCAATAATTCACACGTAGTCGGGGTATCGAGGAGAAGTCCCTTTTTACCAGTTTTTGAAATCATCCATGacgcaaattttgaaaattaggCGCGATTGTGTTGATGTTCTTGAAGTAATTGGGACAGCTATTTCTTGATCAACATTTATTATTCCCTAATGAACGAGCTTGACCCACTTCCAATAAGAGAAAAGATGACGATGTTGATGGTGAGGTGGTTGtggttataatgatgatggtgtgatggtggtaatgatgac contains:
- the LOC129271598 gene encoding uncharacterized protein LOC129271598, which codes for MPILEFVTNISSTSLADGFMDRTAKFTAERLGTPSKAVVVMINHADMFRFNSDEPCMLIKLACVDAFNDQEKNREFSKDFIDYAAAEFNIPAERINLLMENQSVWRIGLPDGRLLGDRIKGGK